A segment of the Vagococcus hydrophili genome:
AAATATATTTTAGTTCGTTTAAATTCAGGAGAAGTTCGTATGATTTTAGGAACTTGTCGTGCAACAATCGGTACTGTTGGTAATGAACAACACGAATTAATTAATATTGGTAAAGCTGGCCGTAGCCGTTGGATGGGTAAACGTCCTACAGTACGTGGTAGCGTAATGAACCCTAACGATCACCCACACGGTGGTGGTGAAGGTAAAGCTCCAATCGGACGTCCATCACCAATGAGTCCATGGGGTAAACCAACACTTGGATACAAAACACGTAACAAAAAAGCAAAATCAGACAAACTTATCGTACGTCGTCGTAAAACTAAATAATGATAAACTCTTAACGGAGTTTGAAATCTTGAGAGGAGGTTCACCATGGGTCGCAGCTTAAAAAAAGGACCTTTTGTAGATGAACACTTAATGAATAAAGTGGAAGCTCAAAAAGATCTTTCAAAGAAAAAAGTTATTAAAACATGGTCTCGACGTTCAACAATTTTCCCTAACTTTATCGGATATACTATCGCAGTATATGATGGAAGAAAACACGTTCCTGTTTACATCCAAGAAGATATGGTAGGACATAAATTAGGTGAATTCGCACCAACAAGAACTTATCGTGGTCATGTAAATGACGATAAGAAAACAAAACGCTAATTAGAGGGAGGCAACGAACATGTCAGAAAGAATTACTTCAGCGAAAGCAACTGCTAAAACAGTTCGCGTTTCACCTCGTAAATCAAGATTAGTGATTGACTTAATTAGAGGTAAAAGCGTAGGAGAAGCAATTTCAATCTTGAAATTCTCACCTAACAAAGCGGCAGGAGTTATCGAAAAGGTACTCATGTCAGCAATTGCAAATGCAGAAAATAATTTTGACTTAGATGTTGAAGATTTATTTGTATCAGAAGCTTTTGTTAACGAAGGACCAACAATGAAACGTTTCCGTCCACGTGCAAAAGGATCTGCTTCACCAATCAACAAACGTACAAGTCATTTAACAGTAGTAGTATCAGAAAAATAGGAGGAGGGACAACTAGTGGGACAAAAAGTACATCCAATTGGAATGCGTGTCGGAGTCATTCGTGACTGGAACGCTAAATGGTATGCAGAAAAAGAATATGCTGAATACCTACATGAAGATTTAAACATTCGTAAATTTATCGCGACTAGATTGGCTGATGCTTCTGTTTCTACCATTGAAACTGAACGTGCTGCAAACCGCGTGAACGTTTCAATTCATACTGCTAAACCAGGTATGGTAATCGGTAAAGGCGGATCTGAAGTTGAAGCTTTAAGAAAAGAATTAAACAAAATCACTGGTAAAAGAGTTCACATCAACATCGTTGAAATCAAAAAACCAGATTTAGATGCAAAATTAGTGGGTGAAGGAATTGCACGTCAATTAGAAAACCGTGTTGCATTCCGTCGTGCACAAAAACAAGCTATCCAACGTACTATGAGAGCTGGAGCTAAGGGTATTAAAACTCAAGTTTCAGGTCGTTTAAATGGTGCTGATATGGCTCGTTCTGAAGGTTATTCTGAAGGAACTGTTCCTTTACATACTTTAAGAGCAGACATTGATTACGCTTGGGAAGAAGCAGATACAACATACGGAAAACTAGGAGTTAAAGTGTGGATTTATCGTGGAGAAATTCTTCCAGAAAAGAAAAACACTGAGAAAGGAGGGAAATAATCATGTTAGTACCTAAACGCGTGAAACACCGTCGTGAGTTCAGAGGTAAAATGCGTGGTGAAGCTAAAGGTGGTAAAGAAGTATCTTTTGGTGAATTCGGCTTACAAGCTGTAGAATCACACTGGATTACTAACCGTCAGATTGAAGCTTCTCGTATCGCAATGACCCGTTACATGAAACGTGGTGGGAAAGTATGGATTAAAATTTTCCCTCACAAATCATACACATCTAAAGCAATTGGTGTTCGTATGGGTTCTGGTAAGGGTGCTCCTGAAGGATGGGTTTCTCCAGTAAAACGTGGAAAAATCATGTTTGAAGTTGCAGGCGTTCCTGAAGAAGTAGCTCGTGAAGCTTTAAGACTTGCTTCTCACAAATTACCTTTAAAAACAAAAATTGTAAAACGTGAAGAAATGGGTGGTGAATCGAATGAAGGTTAAAGATATCAGAGAATTAACCACTACCGAAATGATCGCTAAAGAAAAAGAATTTAAAGCAGAATTATTCAACTTAAGATTCCAATTAGCTACAGGTCAATTAGAAAATACAGCGCGAGTTTCTGAAGTTCGTAAATCGATTGCACGCATCAAAACAGTTTTGCGTGAAGAAACAGCTAAGTAATAGTGGAAGGAGGCCATTTATAGATGACTCAAGAGAGAAATGAACGTAAAGTTTACACTGGACGTGTGGTTTCAGACAAAATGGATAAAACTATCGTTGTTGTTGTAGAAACTAAAAAAACTCATAAAATCTATGGTAAACGTGTTAAATATTCTAAGAAATATTACGCACACGATGAAAACAACGTAGCAAAAATGGGAGACATCGTTAAAATTATGGAAACTCGTCCATTATCTGCGAAGAAACGCTTCCGTTTATTAGAAGTTGTGGAAGAAGCCGTAATTATTTAATTCGAATTTTCCTATAAAAGAATAGAAAGTTTGAGAGGAGGATACCCAAGTGATCCAACAAGAAAGTCGTATGAAAGTTGCTGATAACTCAGGAGCTCGTGAAGTATTAACTATTAAAGTACTTGGTGGTTCTGGACGTAAGACTGCAAACATCGGTGATGTAGTAGTTTGTACAGTTAAACAAGCAACACCAGGTGGAGTTGTTAAAAAAGGCGAAGTAGTTAAAGCTGTTATCGTTCGTACAAAATCTGGAGCTCGTCGTCCTGACGGTTCATATATCAAATTTGATGAAAATGCCTGTGTGATTATCCGTGATGATAAGAGTCCACGTGGAACTCGTATCTTTGGACCTGTTGCTCGTGAATTACGCGACAACAACTTCATGAAGATAGTCTCATTAGCACCAGAAGTATTATAATATAAACTCATTGTTTAAAGGAGGTGCGAAACAAGATGTTCGTTAAAAAAGGCGATAAAGTAAAAGTTATCTCAGGTAAAGATAAAAGTAAAGAGGGAATCGTTCTTCAATCATTTCCGAAAAAGATCGCGTCATCGTTGAAGGTGTTAACGTTATGAAAAAACACCAAAAACCTAGCGCATCAGCTCCTCAAGGAGGAATTATCGAAATGGAAGCATCTATTCACGTTTCTAATGTAATGGTGATTGATCCGTCAAACGGAGAGCCAACACGTGTAGGATACAAAGTAATAGATGGTAAAAAAGTACGTATTTCTAAGAAAACTGGCGAAGTTTTAGACAAATAATTCGTGAGGAAGGAGGACAAATCTAGATGAACCGCTTAAAAGCAAAGTATATCGGTGAAGTAACACCTTCATTGATGGAAAAATTTAACTACTCATCAGTAATGCAAACACCGAAAGTTGATAAAATCGTTATCAACATGGGTGTGGGTGATGCTGTTTCAAATACTAAAAACCTAGATAAAGCTGTTGAAGAATTAGCTTTAATCTCAGGACAAAAACCAATCATCACTAAAGCTAAGAAATCTATCGCAGGTTTCCGCTTACGTGAAGGTATGCCAATTGGATGTAAAGTAACTTTACGTGGAGAAAGAATGTACGAATTTTTAGATAAATTAGTATCTGTCTCTTTACCTCGTGTACGTGACTTCCATGGTATCAGTAACAAATCATTCGACGGTCGTGGAAACTATACTTTAGGTGTTAAAGAACAATTAATCTTCCCTGAAGTTGACTACGATTTAGTAGATAAAGTTCGAGGAATGGACATTGTTATTGTTACAACTGCTAACAGTGACGAAGAAGGTCGTGAGTTATTAACTCAACTTGGAATGCCATTCCAAAAATAATTTAAGGAGGCGAACTACGTGGCTAAAAAATCAATGATCGCTAAGAATAAACGTCCTGCAAAATTTGCAGTACAAGAGTACACACGTTGTGAACGTTGTGGACGTCCACATTCAGTATATCGTAAATTTAAACTTTGTCGTATTTGCTTCCGTGAACTTGCCTATAAAGGACAAATTCCCGGCGTGAAGAAAGCAAGCTGGTAAAAATAGTAAACCGCTAAAAGGAGGTAAATAAATCAATGGTGATGACAGATCCAATTGCAGATTTTCTAACACGCATTCGTAATGCCAACATGGTAAAACACGAATCATTAGAATTGCCTGCATCAACTATCAAACTTGAAGTCGCAAAAATCTTACAACGTGAAGGTTTTGTGCGTGACGTAGAATTCATCGAAGATGACAAACAAGGCATCATCCGTGTTTTCTTAAAATATGGTAAAAACGACGAACGCGTTATTACTAACTTAAAACGTATCTCAAAACCAGGTTTACGTGCTTATGTAAAAGCAAATGAAGTACCTAAAGTATTAAACGGTTTAGGTATCGCAATTATCTCAACTTCTGAAGGTATCGTTACTGATAAAGAAGCAAGAGAACGTAACATCGGTGGAGAAGTATTAGCATACGTTTGGTAAAAAATATTTAAACAAGGAGGTGTCCTAGAATGAGTCGTATTGGAAATAAACCAGTCGTTGTTCCTGCAGGTGTAACTGTTACACAAAGCGGAACTACTGTAACTGTAAAAGGACCTAAAGGTGAATTAACTCGTGAGTTTTCACCTAAGATTACTTTAAACATTGCAGAAGGCGTTGTTACATTAACACGTCCTAACGATGACAAAGAAAATAAAACAATGCACGGTACTATGCGCGCTAACTTAAACAACATGGTTGTTGGAGTTACTGAAGGCTTTACTAAAGCATTAGAATTAATTGGGGTTGGATACCGTGCTCAATTACAAGGTAAAAAACTTGTACTTAGCGTTGGATATTCACATCCAGTAGAATTCGAAACACCAGAAGGCATCGAAATCGAAGTTCCTTCAAACACATCTATTATCGTTAAAGGATCTAACAAAGAAGTTGTTGGAGAATTAGCTGCTAATATTCGTGGAACACGTCCTCCAGAGCCTTATAAAGGTAAAGGAATTCGCTATGTTGGCGAACACGTAAGACGTAAAGAAGGTAAAACTGGTAAATAACAAATAAAAAGAAATTTGAGGTGACAAGTGTGATTACAAAACCAGATAAGAATAAAACTCGCCAAAAGAGACATGCTCGTGTGCGTAGTAAAATCTCTGGTACTGCAGAGTGCCCACGCTTGAACGTATACCGTTCTAACAAAAACATCTACGCTCAATTAATTGATGACGTAGCGGGTGTGACACTTGCAAGTGCCTCTACTGTAGATAAAACTATCTCAGGAGAAAACAAAACTGAATTAGCAAAAGCTGTAGGTTCAGCAATTGCTACTAAAGCAACAGAAAAAGGTATTAAAGAAGTAGTCTTTGACCGTGGTGGATACCTTTACCATGGACGTGTAGCTGCATTAGCTGAAGCAGCACGTGAAAATGGATTAGAATTTTAAGAAAAGGAGGAATACCATTCATGACTAATATTGATGCTAGACAATTTGATTTAGAAGATCGCGTTGTTGCAATTAACCGCGTTTCTAAAGTTGTTAAAGGTGGACGTCGTCTACGTTTTGCTGCTTTAGTAGTAGTTGGTGACAGAAACGGACATGTAGGATTTGGTACTGGTAAAGCTCAAGAAGTTCCAGAAGCAATCCGTAAAGCCGTTGAAGACGCTAAGAAAAACTTAATCGAAGTACCAATGGTTGGCTCAACAATTCCTCACGAAGTTATCGGTTCTTTCTGTGGTGGCCGCATTTTAATGAAGCCTGCAGTAGCCGGTTCTGGAGTTGCCGCTGGTGGACCAGTTCGTGCCGTACTTGAGTTAGCAGGTATCTCTGATATCACAAGTAAATCTTTAGGATCTAACACACCTGTAAACGTTGTTCGCGCAACTGTTGAAGGATTAAACAGATTAAAAAGAGCAGAAGAAGTTGCGGAATTACGCGGCATTTCTGTTGATAAATTAATCGGATAAGGGGACCAAAAATGAGCGAATTAAAAATTACTTTAAAACGTAGTATCATTGGACGTCCTCAAAACCAACGTGATACAGTTAAAGCTTTAGGTTTAAACAAAATGCACGCAACTGTAGTTAAACCTAATAACGAAGCCATCAAAGGTATGGTTAACACTGTTTCACATTTAGTGGACGTAGAAGAAATTTAATTAAAGATATTTTCAAAACTAGTTATAAGGAGGTGCCGAGTTAATGAAACTTCATGAATTACATCCGGCAGAAGGATCAAGACACGTACGCAATCGCGTTGGACGTGGATCATCATCTGGTAACGGTAAAACATCAGGTCGTGGACAAAAAGGTCAAAAATCACGTTCAGGTGGTGGCGTACGTCTAGGATTTGAAGGTGGTCAAACACCATTATTCATGCGTTTACCAAAACGTGGATTTACAAACATCAACCGTAAAGATTTTGCAATCGTCAACTTAGACGTATTGAACCGCTTTGAAGATGGTACCGAAGTAACACCGACTACTTTAATCGAAGCAGGAATCGTGAAAGATGCTAAATCGGGAATTAAAATTTTAGGAAACGGCGAGTTAACTAAAAAATTATCAGTGAAAGCTGCTAAATTCTCAAAATCTGCACAAACTGCTATTGAAGCAGCTGGTGGATCAATAGAGGTGATCTAATGTTTAAACTGTTGAAGGATTCGTTTAAAGTGAAGAGTATCCGTAGTAAGATATTTTTCACGCTATTCATTCTCTTCGCGTTTAGAGTTGGGGCCCATATTACTGTTCCAGGCGTTGATGCTAAAGCGTTATTAGAACTTAACGACTTAGCATTAGTGGCGATGTTTAATCAAGTTAGTGGTAATGCTATGGAAAGATTCTCATTGTTCGCAATGGGAGTTTCGCCGTATATCACGGCTTCGATCATCATTCAATTACTTCAAATGGATATCGTTCCAAAATTTGTAGAGTGGTCAAAACAAGGGGAAGTTGGTCGACGTAAGTTGAATCAAGCGACTCGTTACTTAACACTTGTGTTAGGTTTTGTTCAATCGATTGCGATTACAGCAGGTTTTAACTTCTACACAAATGCAGGTCTTGTAAAAGAACCTAATCCAATGACTTATATTAGTATCGGTATTATTTTAACTGCTGGTACGATGTTAGTAACTTGGATGGGTGAGCAGATATCTGAAAAAGGTATTGGTAATGGTGTATCAATGATTATCTTTGCTGGTATCATTGCGAAACTACCTAGCAGTATTAAAGAAATATATGAAGCTTATTTTGTCAATATTGATAAAGCTGATTTGACTCGTTCATTCATCTTTATTGGAATTTTAATTGTTGCCGTGTTGTTAATTGTTACTATGGTAACTTATGTACAACAAGCAGAAAGAAAAATTCCGATTCAATATACAAAACGTGTTGCTGGAGCACCACAAAGTAGTTATTTACCGTTAAAAGTAAATGCTGCAGGAGTTATTCCTGTTATCTTTGCAAGTTCTTTCATCGCAACACCGTCGACAATATTAACTGCATTTAAAACAAGCCATGGTGGAGAAGCCTGGTTTAAAGTACTAGAACAAATATTTAACTATTCAACTATTCCTGGTGGAATAATTTATACAATACTGATTATTGCTTTTACATTCTTTTATGCATTTGTTCAGGTTAATCCTGAAAAAGTTGCTGAGAATTTGCAGAAGCAAGGAAGCTATATTCCAAGTGTCCGACCTGGTAAAGCAACGGAACAATTTATCTCAAGTTTATTAATGAAGTTGAGTACAGTTGGTTCATTGTTCTTAGGGTTAGTAGCAATTTTACCTATTATTGCTCAAAACGTTTGGAACCTACCTCAATCTATCGGATTGGGTGGGACAAGTTTATTGATTGTTATTAGTGTGGCACTTGAAACTAACAAACAGCTTGAAGGGTTATTATTAAAACGTCAATATACTGGTTTTATCAGAGAGTAAGAGTGGTGTGTTGGGGATTTTCCTCAGCACTTTTCTCGAACTTAAGGAGGAAAACAAATGAATCTCATCCTAATGGGATTGCCAGGAGCAGGTAAAGGGACACAAGCAGAGAGAATAATCGATGTTTATGGAATTCCCCACATCTCAACTGGAGACATGTTTCGTGACGCAATGAAGAATGAAACGGAATTAGGCCTTTTAGCTAAATCATTTATTGATAAAGGTGAATTGGTTCCTGATGAAGTAACAAACGGTATTGTGAAAGATCGTCTATCTCAAGACGATACAGAAAAAGGTTTCCTATTAGATGGTTTCCCTCGTACACTAGCTCAAGCAGAAGAATTAGATACAATTTTAGAGGAATTAGGTAAAAAAGTAGACAACGTCTTAAACATTCATGTTGAATCAGAAGTTTTAATTGATCGTTTAGCGGGTCGTTTTATCTGTAAAGATTGTGGTGCAACTTATCATAAATTATTCAATTCACCAAAAGTGGAAGGAACTTGTGATCGTTGTGGAGGCCATAACTTCTTCCAAAGAGAAGACGATAAACCAGAAACGGTTAAAAACCGTTTGGAAGTTAACATCAAAAACTCTGAGCCGATTCTAGCTTATTATGAAAACTTAGGTGTGGTAAGCACTATTGATGGTGATCGTGATATTCAAGAAGTTTTTAACGATATCGAAAAGATACTCGGTTCTAAAAACTAGTCATTTATCTAGCTATCTATTATTCTTTGAGAATCAGGCCTTTTTCTTGCTAAAAAAGTTGAATTAAGGAAAATTTTTCCTCTCAACTTTATTTTGTTTTACAGTTATGCTATAATACAAAAGTTGGAAAGAAATAGGTTGAATTCTATTTTTGTCAATTTGTCGCATATGTCAGATGCAAACAATGTATAAGGAGGTACTAGTTGTGGCGAAAGAAGATATGATTGAAATTGAAGGTACAGTCGTCGAAACTTTGCCGAATGCAATGTTTAAAGTTGAATTAGAAAATGGCCATGTTGTTTTAGCACATGTTTCAGGAAAAATTAGAATGCACTACATTCGTATTTTACCTGGTGATAAGGTAACAGTTGAATTATCTCCGTATGATTTAACACGCGGTCGCATTACTTATCGCTTTAAATAGTTGTACTCCGTAAAATTCAAGGAGGTATAATCATGAAAGTAAGACCATCAGTAAAACCCATTTGTGAAAAATGTAAAATAATTCGTCGTAAAGGTCGAGTTATGGTTATCTGTGAAAACCCAAAACATAAACAACGTCAAGGATAAAAGGAGGTTAACGTAAAATGGCTCGTATTGCAGGTGTAGATATCCCTCGTGATAAACGCGTTGTTATTTCGCTTACTTATATTTTTGGAATCGGAAAGAAAACTTCTCAACAAGTTTTAGCTGAAGCAGGAGTTTCTGAAGAAATCCGTGTACGCGATTTAACTAACGAACAAACAGATTCAATCCGTGCAGCGATTGATAAATTAAAAGTTGAAGGTGACTTACGTCGTGAAGTAAACTTAAACATCAAACGCTTAATGGAAATTGGTTCATACAGAGGTATGCGTCATCGTCGTGGATTACCAACTCGTGGACAAAACACGAAAAATAATGCACGCACAAGAAAAGGACCAGCTCGTTCTATCGCTGGTAAGAAAAAATAAGAATTAAAGTGAAGGAGGTATAAAGCTTCATGGTAGCAAAAAAAGTTTCTAGAAAACGTCGTGTGAAAAAGAATATTGAAGCAGGTGTGGCACATATCCACTCTACATTCAATAACACAATCGTAATGTTAACAGATGTTCATGGTAATGCAATTGCATGGTCATCAGCAGGTTCATTAGGATTTAGAGGAAGTAAAAAATCAACACCATTCGCAGCTCAAATGGCAGCAGAAGTTGCAGCTAAAGCAGCAATGGAACATGGTTTAAAAACTGTTGACGTAACTGTAAAAGGACCAGGTTCTGGTCGTGAAGCAGCTATTCGTTCATTACAAGCAACAGGATTAGAAGTGACAGCAATTCGTGACGTGACTCCAGTTCCTCATAATGGATGCCGCCCTCCAAAACGCCGTCGTGTTTAGTGAGTGAGTTTATTCTAATGAGTAGAACTTTTGCGACATTGAGCAGGACACTTTTCGTTTTGAAAGGGGTATAGACAAGAATGATTGAATTTGAGAAACCAAGAATCACAAAGATTGATGAAGATAGAGATTATGGCAAGTTCGTCATCGAGCCACTTGAAAGAGGCTATGGAACTACGTTAGGTAATTCATTACGCCGTATTTTATTGTCATCTCTTCCAGGTGCTGCAATCACAAATCTTCAAATTGATGGTGTATTACATGAGTTTTCTACTGTCAAGGGAGTGCGTGAAGATGTCACTCAAATAATTTTAAACATCAAAGGCTTAGCACTTAAATTATATGCTGAAGAAGAAAAAACTTTAGAGATCGATATTACTGGTCCAGCTAATGTTACTGCCGGTGACATTATTACTGATAGTGATGTTGAAATCATGAACAAAGATTTATTCATCTGTAGTGTATCTGAAGGTGCAACATTCCGCGCTAGTTTAACTGTTAAACCAGGCCGTGGTTATGTACAAGCTGATGAAAACAAAAGTGAAGATATGCCAATTGGTGTTTTACCAGTGGATTCTATCTACACACCCATTACTCGTGTTAACTACCAAGTAGAAAATACGCGTGTTGGACATCGTGAAGATTTTGATAAATTAACTTTAGATGTTTGGACAGACGGTTCTATTGCACCGCAAGAGGCTATCAGTTTATCTGCTAAAATCTTGACAGAGCATTTAGATATCTTTGTTAACTTAACTGACGAAGCTAAGAACGCTGAAATCATGATCGAAAAAGAAGAAACACAAAAAGAAAAAATGTTGGAAACAACTATAGAAGAATTAGATCTATCTGTTCGCTCTTATAACTGTTTGAAACGCGCAGGCATCAATACATTACAAGAATTAACAAATAAATCTGAGGCTGAAATG
Coding sequences within it:
- the rplO gene encoding 50S ribosomal protein L15; this translates as MKLHELHPAEGSRHVRNRVGRGSSSGNGKTSGRGQKGQKSRSGGGVRLGFEGGQTPLFMRLPKRGFTNINRKDFAIVNLDVLNRFEDGTEVTPTTLIEAGIVKDAKSGIKILGNGELTKKLSVKAAKFSKSAQTAIEAAGGSIEVI
- the rplV gene encoding 50S ribosomal protein L22, with protein sequence MSERITSAKATAKTVRVSPRKSRLVIDLIRGKSVGEAISILKFSPNKAAGVIEKVLMSAIANAENNFDLDVEDLFVSEAFVNEGPTMKRFRPRAKGSASPINKRTSHLTVVVSEK
- the rpsH gene encoding 30S ribosomal protein S8, yielding MVMTDPIADFLTRIRNANMVKHESLELPASTIKLEVAKILQREGFVRDVEFIEDDKQGIIRVFLKYGKNDERVITNLKRISKPGLRAYVKANEVPKVLNGLGIAIISTSEGIVTDKEARERNIGGEVLAYVW
- the rpsM gene encoding 30S ribosomal protein S13 encodes the protein MARIAGVDIPRDKRVVISLTYIFGIGKKTSQQVLAEAGVSEEIRVRDLTNEQTDSIRAAIDKLKVEGDLRREVNLNIKRLMEIGSYRGMRHRRGLPTRGQNTKNNARTRKGPARSIAGKKK
- the rplR gene encoding 50S ribosomal protein L18 — its product is MITKPDKNKTRQKRHARVRSKISGTAECPRLNVYRSNKNIYAQLIDDVAGVTLASASTVDKTISGENKTELAKAVGSAIATKATEKGIKEVVFDRGGYLYHGRVAALAEAARENGLEF
- a CDS encoding type Z 30S ribosomal protein S14 — translated: MAKKSMIAKNKRPAKFAVQEYTRCERCGRPHSVYRKFKLCRICFRELAYKGQIPGVKKASW
- the rpmC gene encoding 50S ribosomal protein L29 codes for the protein MKVKDIRELTTTEMIAKEKEFKAELFNLRFQLATGQLENTARVSEVRKSIARIKTVLREETAK
- the infA gene encoding translation initiation factor IF-1, translating into MAKEDMIEIEGTVVETLPNAMFKVELENGHVVLAHVSGKIRMHYIRILPGDKVTVELSPYDLTRGRITYRFK
- the rpsQ gene encoding 30S ribosomal protein S17, whose translation is MTQERNERKVYTGRVVSDKMDKTIVVVVETKKTHKIYGKRVKYSKKYYAHDENNVAKMGDIVKIMETRPLSAKKRFRLLEVVEEAVII
- the rplP gene encoding 50S ribosomal protein L16; translated protein: MLVPKRVKHRREFRGKMRGEAKGGKEVSFGEFGLQAVESHWITNRQIEASRIAMTRYMKRGGKVWIKIFPHKSYTSKAIGVRMGSGKGAPEGWVSPVKRGKIMFEVAGVPEEVAREALRLASHKLPLKTKIVKREEMGGESNEG
- the rpmD gene encoding 50S ribosomal protein L30; the encoded protein is MSELKITLKRSIIGRPQNQRDTVKALGLNKMHATVVKPNNEAIKGMVNTVSHLVDVEEI
- the rpsK gene encoding 30S ribosomal protein S11, translating into MVAKKVSRKRRVKKNIEAGVAHIHSTFNNTIVMLTDVHGNAIAWSSAGSLGFRGSKKSTPFAAQMAAEVAAKAAMEHGLKTVDVTVKGPGSGREAAIRSLQATGLEVTAIRDVTPVPHNGCRPPKRRRV
- the rplF gene encoding 50S ribosomal protein L6 yields the protein MSRIGNKPVVVPAGVTVTQSGTTVTVKGPKGELTREFSPKITLNIAEGVVTLTRPNDDKENKTMHGTMRANLNNMVVGVTEGFTKALELIGVGYRAQLQGKKLVLSVGYSHPVEFETPEGIEIEVPSNTSIIVKGSNKEVVGELAANIRGTRPPEPYKGKGIRYVGEHVRRKEGKTGK
- the rpsS gene encoding 30S ribosomal protein S19 translates to MGRSLKKGPFVDEHLMNKVEAQKDLSKKKVIKTWSRRSTIFPNFIGYTIAVYDGRKHVPVYIQEDMVGHKLGEFAPTRTYRGHVNDDKKTKR
- the secY gene encoding preprotein translocase subunit SecY; the encoded protein is MFKLLKDSFKVKSIRSKIFFTLFILFAFRVGAHITVPGVDAKALLELNDLALVAMFNQVSGNAMERFSLFAMGVSPYITASIIIQLLQMDIVPKFVEWSKQGEVGRRKLNQATRYLTLVLGFVQSIAITAGFNFYTNAGLVKEPNPMTYISIGIILTAGTMLVTWMGEQISEKGIGNGVSMIIFAGIIAKLPSSIKEIYEAYFVNIDKADLTRSFIFIGILIVAVLLIVTMVTYVQQAERKIPIQYTKRVAGAPQSSYLPLKVNAAGVIPVIFASSFIATPSTILTAFKTSHGGEAWFKVLEQIFNYSTIPGGIIYTILIIAFTFFYAFVQVNPEKVAENLQKQGSYIPSVRPGKATEQFISSLLMKLSTVGSLFLGLVAILPIIAQNVWNLPQSIGLGGTSLLIVISVALETNKQLEGLLLKRQYTGFIRE
- a CDS encoding adenylate kinase, which gives rise to MNLILMGLPGAGKGTQAERIIDVYGIPHISTGDMFRDAMKNETELGLLAKSFIDKGELVPDEVTNGIVKDRLSQDDTEKGFLLDGFPRTLAQAEELDTILEELGKKVDNVLNIHVESEVLIDRLAGRFICKDCGATYHKLFNSPKVEGTCDRCGGHNFFQREDDKPETVKNRLEVNIKNSEPILAYYENLGVVSTIDGDRDIQEVFNDIEKILGSKN
- the rplE gene encoding 50S ribosomal protein L5, whose product is MNRLKAKYIGEVTPSLMEKFNYSSVMQTPKVDKIVINMGVGDAVSNTKNLDKAVEELALISGQKPIITKAKKSIAGFRLREGMPIGCKVTLRGERMYEFLDKLVSVSLPRVRDFHGISNKSFDGRGNYTLGVKEQLIFPEVDYDLVDKVRGMDIVIVTTANSDEEGRELLTQLGMPFQK
- the rpmJ gene encoding 50S ribosomal protein L36, whose amino-acid sequence is MKVRPSVKPICEKCKIIRRKGRVMVICENPKHKQRQG
- the rpsC gene encoding 30S ribosomal protein S3, which gives rise to MGQKVHPIGMRVGVIRDWNAKWYAEKEYAEYLHEDLNIRKFIATRLADASVSTIETERAANRVNVSIHTAKPGMVIGKGGSEVEALRKELNKITGKRVHINIVEIKKPDLDAKLVGEGIARQLENRVAFRRAQKQAIQRTMRAGAKGIKTQVSGRLNGADMARSEGYSEGTVPLHTLRADIDYAWEEADTTYGKLGVKVWIYRGEILPEKKNTEKGGK
- a CDS encoding DNA-directed RNA polymerase subunit alpha, which codes for MIEFEKPRITKIDEDRDYGKFVIEPLERGYGTTLGNSLRRILLSSLPGAAITNLQIDGVLHEFSTVKGVREDVTQIILNIKGLALKLYAEEEKTLEIDITGPANVTAGDIITDSDVEIMNKDLFICSVSEGATFRASLTVKPGRGYVQADENKSEDMPIGVLPVDSIYTPITRVNYQVENTRVGHREDFDKLTLDVWTDGSIAPQEAISLSAKILTEHLDIFVNLTDEAKNAEIMIEKEETQKEKMLETTIEELDLSVRSYNCLKRAGINTLQELTNKSEAEMIKVRNLGRKSLEEVKAKLADLELGLRQDD
- the rplN gene encoding 50S ribosomal protein L14, encoding MIQQESRMKVADNSGAREVLTIKVLGGSGRKTANIGDVVVCTVKQATPGGVVKKGEVVKAVIVRTKSGARRPDGSYIKFDENACVIIRDDKSPRGTRIFGPVARELRDNNFMKIVSLAPEVL
- the rpsE gene encoding 30S ribosomal protein S5, with amino-acid sequence MTNIDARQFDLEDRVVAINRVSKVVKGGRRLRFAALVVVGDRNGHVGFGTGKAQEVPEAIRKAVEDAKKNLIEVPMVGSTIPHEVIGSFCGGRILMKPAVAGSGVAAGGPVRAVLELAGISDITSKSLGSNTPVNVVRATVEGLNRLKRAEEVAELRGISVDKLIG